From Panicum hallii strain FIL2 chromosome 2, PHallii_v3.1, whole genome shotgun sequence, a single genomic window includes:
- the LOC112881697 gene encoding uncharacterized protein LOC112881697 — protein MSVSNGKKKYRGYLTWTDDMDQALLDVLVEHHNNGDHTANGWKAHVYTKAVRNVRDKCNVDITKDHVMSRCKTFDKHCNVLGRILTHDGFEWDQDRNKLVIHNEDAWSRYIEKNKAAACYQHKVIKNWNAISLIFSRDHAATSEDVSAGAENGQEVAMKVAEDVRDRTPSSPSTSGPSSQYRPEAPMLNQSNKQGRVKRFKTKDALFCMSGDIKNSFQISMNSNETQEEPKSACPKEIFAALQVIPNLARDDLLRAYCMLTNSDRKFECLMALPMDMRKDWLLMEIGKK, from the exons ATGAGTGTGAGCAATGGTAAGAAGAAGTATAGAGGCTATCTTACTTGGACGGATGATATGGATCAAGCGCTCCTGGATGTTCTTGTTGAGCATCACAACAATGGGGATCACACAGCAAATGGGTGGAAGGCACATGTATACACTAAGGCAGTGAGAAATGTGCGGGACAAGTGCAACGTGGACATCACAAAGGATCATGTGATGTCAAGATGCAAGACGTTTGACAAGCACTGCAATGTCCTTGGCAGAATACTCACCCATGATGGATTTGAGTGGGATCAGGACAGGAACAAGCTTGTGATCCACAATGAGGATGCTTGGAGCAGATACATAGAG AAGAACAAAGCTGCTGCTTGCTATCAGCATAAAGTTATCAAGAACTGGAATGCAATAAGCCTAATATTCTCCAGAGATCATGCTGCAACAAGTGAAGATGTTAGTGCAGGTGCTGAGAATGGCCAAGAGGTGGCGATGAAGGTCGCCGAAGATGTTCGTGACCGTACTCCAAGTTCACCTTCAACATCTGGACCTAGCAGTCAGTACCGTCCTGAAGCACCCATGTTAAACCAATCAAACAAACAAGGCAGGGTGAAGAGGTTCAAAACAAAGGATGCACTCTTTTGCATGTCTGGTGACATCAAAAATTCGTTCCAAATATCTATGAATTCCAATGAGACTCAAGAGGAGCCAAAGAGTGCATGTCCTAAGGAAATCTTTGCAGCACTTCAAGTGATACCCAACTTAGCTCGTGATGATTTGCTAAGAGCCTATTGTATGCTCACAAACAGTGATCGAAAGTTTGAATGTCTTATGGCACTTCCAATGGACATGAGGAAGGATTGGTTGTTGATGGAGATTGGGAAGAAATGA